From a region of the Acomys russatus chromosome 4, mAcoRus1.1, whole genome shotgun sequence genome:
- the Tspan18 gene encoding tetraspanin-18, which yields MEGDCLSCMKYLMFVFNFFVFLGGACLLGVGIWVLVDPTGFREIVATNPLLTTGAYIVLAMGGLLFLLGFLGCCGAVRENRCLLLFFFLFILIIFLVELSAAILAFIFREHLTREFFTKELTKHYQGNNDTDVFSATWNSVMITFGCCGVNGPEDFKVASVFRMLTPDSEEVPKACCRREPQTRDGVLLSKEECQLGRNPFINKQGCYTVILNTFETYVYLAGAFAIGILAIELFLMIFAMCLFRGIQ from the exons ATGGAGGGTGACTGTCTGAGCTGCATGAAGTATCTgatgtttgttttcaatttcttcgTATTT CTGGGAGGAGCCTGCCTGCTGGGCGTTGGCATCTGGGTCCTTGTGGATCCCACTGGCTTCCGAGAGATCGTGGCTACCAACCCCCTGCTGACCACCGGCGCCTACATCGTCCTGGCTATGGGTGGTTTGCTGTTTCTTCTTGGCTTCCTGGGCTGCTGCGGAGCTGTCCGAGAGAACAGGTGTCTGCTGCTATTT TTTTTCCTGTTTATCCTGATCATCTTCCTGGTAGAGCTCTCAGCAGCCATCTTGGCCTTCATCTTCAGAGAACAC cTCACTCGAGAGTTCTTCACCAAGGAGCTTACCAAGCACTACCAGGGCAATAATGACACGGATGTGTTCTCTGCCACCTGGAATTCAGTCATGATCACA TTTGGCTGCTGTGGGGTCAACGGACCTGAAGACTTCAAGGTAGCCTCTGTGTTTCGGATGCTGACGCCAGACAGTGAGGAAGTCCCCAAGGCCTGCTGTCGGAGGGAACCCCAGACTCGGGACGGGGTGCTACTGAGCAAGGAGGAGTGCCAGCTGGGGAGGAATCCGTTCATAAACAAGCAG GGCTGTTACACGGTGATCCTCAACACCTTTGAAACCTATGTCTACCTAGCTGGAGCCTTTGCCATTGGAATACTGGCTATTGAG ctcttCCTCATGATCTTTGCCATGTGCCTCTTCCGGGGCATCCAGTAG